caaaaatataaattaaattaaaaaaatcatgAAATTTCGCTATTTGTTGCTAAATCCTATACAGCGCCATCAATCCGCTTCGCTACGTAGCGGCGCACGCTATAGCGCTCGCTACGACCGCTATTGACATCTATGCATATGCTGGTTTCCTATGTCACTAGACTAATGATTAATTTTCATTATTTCATATGATAACCAAAATGACTcgaattaaaagaaaataaaagcacGCACCTTTGCCGCAAACCTTCCGCCATAAGCTCTCACAACTTCTTTGATCCTGAGTAGGGGGGAAATATGAGGATTTGCTTGACTTACGATAAAATGATTAACATTAAAGAGCTCTTTCAGTTGCATCATCGGTAGATCTATCTCCAAGCTACCGTCCCTCCAACGACGTGTAGAACTCCCATTGGCTTCTTCCGGGCCCCAGTGGAACGGTGGGTGATATGGAACAAGTTCTCCACTTCTATCCTTTGCCATAAGCTCCTGAGCTTCAAAAAGGCCTGGGAAAGCACAAGAAGCGGTAACCGCACTCCATATAACAACATGCGGTGACGTTAAGTAGTTAAGACATCTTGGAGGTTCGTGTTTTCTTGGTGAGCATACGGTTATGCCAAGAACACGACCCGTCATGTCGTAAGCTTCTTGAAATGTAAGATTATTTGTCAGGTTTCTTAATAGCACCTGCAAACATCTAATGTCGTGTAGCGCTCCGAGAGTCGTAACCCTCTTGAAAATACTGAAAATTCCACCCAATTGACCGAAAAACTGAAAAGAATCAAACGATTCCTCAAAAAAACTTTGAACCTCAGGCCATGACTTGGTGGCGATAACAGCACAGATAATGGATCCAACGCTAGACCCCGCGATTATTCGGGGCAAAAGCTTATGTTCTACTAATGTTTTCACTACACCTACGTGAAAAGCCCCGAGAGAAGCACCACCGCTTAGAAGCAAAGCTGTTCTTCCAAAAGCATGTCTTGTCTCGTGCATAAACGCAAGCCGTTCTTCCAAAAGAAGTTCTTCACAGTCGGAATCACAAACCATCCTTAACTGCGTTGAAACCTCATCGATATACTCTTTTATAAGCTTCGGTACTTGATGTCTACCCTTATGAAGCTCAGGGTTGCACATATTACCAAGATTTCTAACCAAATCGGCCCGCATATAAAATATAACATCTCGTAAACAACCTTCTTGACGACGGTGCCTAAGCTCTTGAAGTTTGTTCCTCACAAGCTCTTCATCGTAAAGATTAAACTCGTTCATTCTCGGTGTTTCCTTATCCAACATCTTAGCCGCATGAGCCCATTCCTCATACGTCACCGCAGCCCGCATCATATTCCTCCAAAACTTCCTCTTGTAAGCCATCTCAGCTCTCGTTTTCACATTCGTGCACCGTTTAAGCAAAAACGCCATTACCGTCACCAACACTAGTATCCCTTGCGGGTTGCGCGGATGCAACCACGAGATCACCGGCACAACCGTACCCGACACATAACCCCTAATGGTTCTAAAGTAATAAGCCAACAGATTACTTATATGCAGCCTCAAGTGTGACATTGACTTCAAGAACAGAACTTTAAAAGCTATAGTCCTGCCAAAAACCGATGACGGTCCGATCGAAAACGCTTCAACAGTCGCCTCGCTACTTAAATCCATTTTCTAAGCCCAAGATTCTAACTTTCTAACCCTAATATGTATTCTATTAACACCCAATTCACCAGAACTTCTAGTCTTTACAAAAATCAAATCTTTTTACAACTACACATGAATAATCAATGATCAAGAATAACTGACCTTAACGGCTAAACCCACATCAATTTCCTATAATTTCAGCTGAATGATAACAGAAATCAAACAATTATGATCAAAGATTAGAGTAACGTAACGGCAACGATGAAGTATGATCAAGAATAGAGTACCGTAACTGCAACGAAGAGATGCAACGTGTCTTCCGTTAGTTCAATATCGTATGCGTGTTAGGCAAGTCTGTATTGACAAGATGAGTGATTGATAGATGGGTAGAGagagagcgagagagagagagagagaaagagaatgaAGTTTGAAGTTGTGGTTGTGTGGATGATAGGGTTGTTGTAGTGAGAGTTCAGTGAAGGATGGAAGGATTTGGGGAAGAAAGAACCGAAGAACAAATTGTTTGATCGGTTGCCTTATCCGTTTCGAGATAAAGACACTATTGATTGACCCACTCGGCCCACCCTATATGATACAACCTTGAATCAAACAAAATCACTTTTAGAGTTGAttatgtatttatgtatatacCCCTTGTCATTTGATACACTAACAAAACTTCTATTTTATTCTTCCTCCTCCTTAATCAATTGTTGACAAATGAGAATATCGATTATTTTATCAAAAACTTTTCTTTCTAAATCCGTCACTGACTTTACTACCCGTTCACAATTGTAAGTTAGTATTGGTAAACATTTGTGGTTCTTACTTTAGTTGTTCTATAGTTATATACATTGGGCACTTCACTTTCAAGTTCTAGTCATAGTCTTCCATATGTATTTGTGCACGATTGAAACCCTAATGGAAACTATATCCATATAATAATACAAGCCAACAATTGAAATCCTAGTTTTAAATTAGTGTACAATTTCTGGTTTGTGCAAACGACTATGGGGAAAATAGATTAATGATCTTATACGTTGTGTGGTGTTTTTAAGTGGCTTTGCTGAAAAAACGCAGTGGAGACAGACACATAGTGGACAAGTAAAAGGTGCGGCGACTACTATGTTTGGTTGTTGAGACGAGAGATTGATTGGATGGTGGTTATGAGGGTGAGAGATTGGTGGGTGTGAGTGAGAAATTGGTGGCATTGTGGTGGCATTCACGCGCGCgtgggggagggggggggttaaataaaaaacaatataacTTTGAGTAAATCACAAAGTCCATTTGGTTTAATTTCTAGTTTTCATGACTAAAAgggtattttatttattttacacaaaTCTACCAATATACCATATAGAAGATAGTGTTAGATGCTAAAATTGTTATAAGATAAATTAAAACATATAACTTAAACAAGCAAAATTTCAAACTTAGACCCCAAATATGTGACTAGGGTCAATCCACATAGAAGACTATTAGTGTAATTACCTCTTAGTT
The Helianthus annuus cultivar XRQ/B chromosome 6, HanXRQr2.0-SUNRISE, whole genome shotgun sequence genome window above contains:
- the LOC110865336 gene encoding triacylglycerol lipase SDP1 produces the protein MDLSSEATVEAFSIGPSSVFGRTIAFKVLFLKSMSHLRLHISNLLAYYFRTIRGYVSGTVVPVISWLHPRNPQGILVLVTVMAFLLKRCTNVKTRAEMAYKRKFWRNMMRAAVTYEEWAHAAKMLDKETPRMNEFNLYDEELVRNKLQELRHRRQEGCLRDVIFYMRADLVRNLGNMCNPELHKGRHQVPKLIKEYIDEVSTQLRMVCDSDCEELLLEERLAFMHETRHAFGRTALLLSGGASLGAFHVGVVKTLVEHKLLPRIIAGSSVGSIICAVIATKSWPEVQSFFEESFDSFQFFGQLGGIFSIFKRVTTLGALHDIRCLQVLLRNLTNNLTFQEAYDMTGRVLGITVCSPRKHEPPRCLNYLTSPHVVIWSAVTASCAFPGLFEAQELMAKDRSGELVPYHPPFHWGPEEANGSSTRRWRDGSLEIDLPMMQLKELFNVNHFIVSQANPHISPLLRIKEVVRAYGGRFAAKLAHLVEMEVKYRCNQVLELGFPLGGLAKLFAQDWEGDVTIVMPATLAQYSKIIRNPSHLEIQKAANQGRKRTWEKLSAIKANCGIELVLDECVAILNHMRRLKRSAERATSATHGLANTTRFNASKRIPSWNCMARENSTGSLEDLADVSSSLHQRNWRFNHNAHDGSDSESETAELNSWTRSGGPLMRTASADQFVDFVQNLDFDPKTTNKAMPHHQNSSFDIEPDQRDTNNRVHTSITVTEGDLLQPEMIHNGIVFNVVKRGDLTPSNRSLDSDNINSPSAVAECVQLECPEKETDASSGSEYGDADIRNDNHVSRRESTSDMKDHTIHDDDDDGDVSPRGDSDH